In the genome of Leptospira inadai serovar Lyme str. 10, one region contains:
- a CDS encoding AMP-dependent synthetase/ligase, with protein MYKNLADMYLKAAQAYGDRPAFWSKDETKEYRATSFKQLVDLGLNLAEALIDLGVKAREHIGVIADNRLEWIIVDAAVLFTGSANVPRGTDVTDAEMDHILNHSEAEVVFLETDKVYEKYTKNKSKLKGVKTVIIMDKDSKTKAKGVLHLYDLIEKGRELRAHGGKKAEKRIEAIKPDDLFTLIYTSGTTGMPKGVMLMHSNMIHQMEHVVPLILKKSMIKDDDSMLSILPVWHIFERVVEYSAISLGIATFYTKVSDLRNDLAKAKPSFMASAPRVWESIYTGIYNRINDPKQTPPVRKFLFNTAYLFSKNYHAAIRFLSGREVDYEGRNIIQSFVLGVQAVIRLVLTGPFTVSLIAGASYFYIKTAHPNLPLIPGLLLAVAILGLIFNYKTLDAIVLSKIRQATGGRLRGTLSGGGALQRHVDNFFNDIGLLVLEGYGMTETAPVISVRHFDYPIIGSVGYVVPKTELQIRDDSGKVLTHINDNKEVLAGRIGLKGVVHIKGPQVMKGYYKNPEATKKTISDGWINTGDIGFINFKKTLTLTGRAKDTVVLLGGENVEPVPIENKMDESPYIKQSMVFGQDQKVLGAIIVPDFENLKPWLEENGISARDIKDLIDHPKVLEFYKKEVREYNSTKEGFKSFELVQHIVIASKPFEIGDELTNLLKMKRHVITEKYQKKIDKVYK; from the coding sequence ATGTATAAGAATTTAGCAGATATGTACCTCAAGGCGGCCCAGGCCTATGGGGACAGGCCAGCGTTTTGGTCTAAAGATGAGACCAAAGAATATCGGGCAACGTCCTTTAAACAGCTGGTTGATTTAGGCCTTAATTTAGCGGAAGCGCTTATTGACCTCGGTGTAAAGGCACGCGAACATATCGGAGTCATTGCAGATAATCGTCTGGAATGGATTATCGTGGATGCAGCCGTATTGTTTACCGGCTCGGCCAACGTTCCTCGTGGTACGGATGTTACTGATGCAGAAATGGATCATATTCTAAACCATTCCGAGGCTGAGGTTGTTTTCTTAGAAACCGATAAAGTATACGAGAAGTATACTAAGAATAAATCCAAACTGAAAGGAGTTAAGACTGTAATTATCATGGATAAAGACAGTAAGACCAAAGCCAAAGGGGTCTTACATCTTTATGATCTGATTGAAAAGGGTCGAGAACTTCGGGCTCACGGTGGAAAGAAGGCGGAAAAGAGGATCGAGGCTATCAAGCCCGACGATTTATTTACTTTGATTTATACGTCGGGAACGACCGGTATGCCTAAGGGCGTAATGCTGATGCATTCGAATATGATTCATCAGATGGAGCATGTGGTTCCTTTGATTCTGAAAAAATCCATGATCAAAGACGATGATAGCATGCTTTCGATTCTTCCCGTTTGGCATATTTTCGAAAGAGTTGTCGAGTATTCCGCAATATCCCTCGGTATCGCTACCTTCTATACCAAAGTATCGGATTTACGGAACGATCTTGCTAAAGCCAAACCTTCTTTTATGGCCTCGGCCCCGAGAGTTTGGGAAAGTATCTATACCGGCATTTACAATCGGATTAATGATCCAAAGCAGACCCCTCCGGTTAGAAAATTCTTATTCAATACTGCATATCTGTTTTCCAAAAACTATCATGCGGCTATTCGTTTCTTAAGTGGTCGTGAAGTCGATTACGAAGGAAGGAATATCATCCAATCCTTTGTTCTTGGAGTCCAGGCGGTGATTCGGTTGGTTTTAACCGGTCCATTTACGGTTTCCTTGATAGCAGGTGCATCGTATTTCTACATAAAAACAGCACATCCGAATTTACCGCTGATCCCCGGTCTGTTGCTGGCTGTGGCCATTCTCGGTCTGATCTTTAACTATAAAACCTTGGATGCGATCGTGCTTTCAAAAATCCGTCAGGCAACCGGCGGACGTCTTCGAGGAACTCTTTCCGGCGGCGGGGCTCTCCAACGGCATGTTGATAATTTCTTTAACGATATCGGGCTATTGGTTCTCGAAGGTTATGGAATGACCGAAACTGCTCCGGTGATTTCGGTTCGTCATTTCGATTATCCTATTATCGGTTCTGTCGGATACGTTGTCCCGAAAACCGAATTGCAGATTCGTGACGATAGTGGAAAGGTCCTTACTCACATAAACGATAATAAGGAAGTTCTTGCAGGAAGGATCGGATTGAAAGGCGTCGTCCACATTAAAGGCCCGCAGGTCATGAAAGGTTATTATAAAAACCCGGAAGCGACCAAAAAGACCATATCGGACGGCTGGATCAATACGGGAGATATAGGCTTCATCAATTTCAAGAAGACCCTGACTCTGACGGGACGAGCCAAAGATACGGTCGTTCTTCTTGGCGGCGAGAATGTCGAACCGGTTCCGATCGAAAATAAGATGGATGAGTCGCCGTATATCAAGCAATCGATGGTGTTCGGACAAGACCAAAAAGTATTGGGTGCGATCATCGTCCCGGACTTTGAAAATTTGAAACCTTGGTTGGAAGAGAACGGGATCTCCGCTCGCGATATTAAGGATTTAATCGATCATCCTAAAGTTCTGGAATTTTATAAGAAGGAAGTTCGCGAATATAACAGCACGAAAGAAGGGTTTAAATCCTTCGAGTTAGTGCAACATATCGTGATCGCGTCCAAACCGTTTGAAATCGGTGACGAGTTGACGAATCTACTTAAAATGAAGAGACATGTCATAACCGAAAAATACCAGAAAAAGATAGATAAGGTTTATAAATAA
- the tnpA gene encoding IS66 family insertion sequence element accessory protein TnpA, which produces MNRTNVDWQQEFEEFSKSGFSRPQYCKKKGLKYSAFRYHWERRAKIQQKEESFVEVPQSVSNSISSVGSEFLTLKIDSSGKASLQVNLQISLGQWS; this is translated from the coding sequence ATGAACAGAACAAATGTAGATTGGCAGCAAGAGTTTGAGGAATTTTCGAAGAGCGGATTTTCGCGACCGCAATACTGCAAAAAGAAAGGACTAAAATACTCGGCCTTTCGTTACCACTGGGAGAGGCGAGCTAAGATTCAGCAAAAAGAAGAGAGCTTTGTAGAAGTACCTCAATCTGTTTCAAACAGCATTTCGTCGGTAGGGTCTGAATTTTTGACCCTAAAAATAGATTCGTCCGGCAAGGCTTCGCTACAAGTAAACCTTCAGATTAGTTTGGGACAATGGAGCTAA
- the tnpB gene encoding IS66 family insertion sequence element accessory protein TnpB (TnpB, as the term is used for proteins encoded by IS66 family insertion elements, is considered an accessory protein, since TnpC, encoded by a neighboring gene, is a DDE family transposase.) — translation MYLRPGVTDLRKSINTLAIIVEGKMKKDLYSESVFLFCNRKKDKLKMLYWDKSGFCLWQKRLEESKFPWPNSEEEVRKIPVERFHWLLNGIDFFKEHRKLKYKKVAEKID, via the coding sequence GTGTATTTACGACCTGGAGTCACCGACTTAAGGAAATCGATTAATACGCTTGCTATCATTGTAGAAGGCAAAATGAAGAAGGACTTGTATTCGGAGAGTGTATTTCTATTCTGCAATCGCAAGAAAGACAAACTGAAAATGCTCTACTGGGACAAGAGCGGGTTTTGTCTTTGGCAGAAAAGATTAGAGGAGAGTAAATTTCCGTGGCCGAACTCAGAGGAAGAAGTTCGAAAGATCCCGGTAGAAAGATTTCATTGGCTTTTAAACGGGATCGATTTCTTTAAAGAGCATAGGAAACTAAAATATAAGAAAGTGGCTGAAAAGATTGACTAA
- the tnpC gene encoding IS66 family transposase, with the protein MSLDINELPNDVEELKKIIIFQNNKYSEELRLQRQREAEHLDQIERLKIQLFGRRTEKWSQIEIDQGLLFNEIENSLQKDSAEPEEESLFTLVKSHTRKKTGRKPFPDYFPRIEILHDIPEIEKTCSCGHELTRIGEESSEKLDLIPAKIQVEVHIRPKYACKHCEGTSDENQPVIKMAPVPNQIAEKSMLSSNFLAYTLTQKFADALPFYRQAGILQRSGVNISRTTLSNTAIQVYEKLSPLIEDIRKELFESKYLQIDETVLQVLNEPKKSNTAKSYMWVIRGFIREKPVVLYHYEPSRSAKFLEEWISNFEGIIQTDGFESYDSLLKVKSKILHAGCWNHARRRFFEILKIDPKNAQAEWIVKEIGKLYTIESKAREENLNSELHLRLRQSESKPVVDEIRSWMNKRIIEVAPKSSMGKALGYLANQWEKLLIFLDRPELQLDTNLVENDIRPFVIGRKNWLFSGCPEGATASAGFYSLVQIAKLAGVDPYAYLRDLFTSWESEPRSLSYQDLPQLAIPVLD; encoded by the coding sequence GTGTCCTTAGATATAAACGAACTGCCGAATGATGTAGAAGAACTAAAGAAAATTATTATATTCCAAAATAATAAGTACTCTGAAGAATTGCGACTCCAAAGGCAGAGAGAAGCCGAGCATCTCGACCAAATTGAACGCCTAAAGATCCAACTATTCGGAAGAAGGACGGAGAAATGGAGCCAAATCGAGATAGACCAAGGACTTCTTTTTAACGAAATAGAAAATTCCCTACAGAAGGATTCTGCCGAACCTGAGGAAGAAAGCCTCTTCACCCTGGTTAAAAGTCACACTAGAAAGAAAACGGGTCGTAAGCCGTTCCCTGATTATTTTCCTCGAATCGAGATCTTACACGATATTCCCGAAATCGAAAAAACCTGTTCTTGTGGGCATGAGCTGACTCGAATCGGAGAGGAAAGCTCCGAGAAGCTGGATCTAATTCCGGCAAAAATCCAAGTCGAAGTCCACATTCGCCCTAAGTATGCGTGCAAGCATTGTGAAGGGACTTCCGATGAAAATCAACCTGTCATTAAAATGGCACCAGTTCCCAATCAAATCGCTGAAAAGAGTATGCTTTCATCGAACTTTTTAGCTTACACACTTACTCAAAAGTTCGCAGATGCTCTTCCCTTTTACAGACAAGCTGGAATTCTTCAAAGATCGGGAGTCAACATTTCAAGAACAACTTTATCGAATACTGCGATCCAAGTATATGAAAAGCTTTCTCCATTGATTGAGGATATAAGAAAGGAGCTTTTTGAATCGAAGTATTTACAGATAGATGAGACGGTTCTCCAAGTGTTAAACGAACCGAAAAAGTCGAATACGGCCAAATCCTATATGTGGGTGATTCGGGGATTTATCCGAGAAAAACCGGTAGTATTATATCATTATGAACCGAGTCGGAGTGCTAAGTTTTTAGAAGAATGGATTTCCAACTTCGAAGGGATTATCCAAACAGACGGTTTTGAATCTTACGATTCTTTATTGAAAGTAAAATCAAAGATTCTTCATGCAGGATGTTGGAATCATGCTCGAAGGAGATTCTTTGAAATTTTAAAAATAGATCCTAAGAACGCTCAAGCAGAATGGATCGTAAAGGAAATCGGTAAGCTCTACACAATCGAGTCGAAGGCCAGAGAAGAAAATCTAAATTCGGAATTGCATTTAAGACTTCGACAATCTGAATCCAAGCCAGTCGTTGACGAGATCCGTTCCTGGATGAATAAACGAATCATCGAAGTCGCTCCGAAATCTTCGATGGGTAAAGCCCTTGGTTATCTCGCTAATCAATGGGAAAAACTGCTTATCTTTTTGGATCGTCCGGAATTGCAACTGGATACGAATCTGGTCGAGAATGATATTCGTCCTTTTGTGATCGGAAGAAAAAATTGGCTCTTCTCCGGTTGTCCGGAAGGAGCGACTGCAAGTGCAGGATTTTATTCTTTAGTTCAAATTGCAAAGCTCGCGGGAGTCGATCCTTATGCGTATTTGCGGGATCTATTTACCTCTTGGGAAAGCGAGCCGAGGAGTCTTTCTTATCAGGATCTGCCGCAACTCGCTATACCTGTGCTCGATTAG
- a CDS encoding N-acyl homoserine lactonase family protein, translated as MKIVLTFFILLYFISCKSASRPTRENLPQESKSKTTTTPVFRGLEDGLYAVLYGKGKYPNYLTDSGKKEGEQELAFLFYLIKQNKRIILVDSGISSEETRSKYGIRDWVSPDKILLKAGIRPTAVTDIILTHFHFDHAGGLDVFRNARIYVRPQEWELLKKANWFADQTKILHARENEKKVIFLQSSIELFPNFRIIFTGGHTPGHSAVEWLRAPKNRVLITGDECYFIDHCIEGTGLPASAASSVRNNREFLQYVELLAEQGTKIFTSHDSIILEQNPEILPRIFKIY; from the coding sequence ATGAAAATCGTTCTTACTTTTTTTATCTTGCTGTATTTTATTTCCTGCAAATCGGCGTCAAGGCCGACTCGGGAAAATCTTCCGCAAGAAAGTAAAAGTAAAACGACTACTACTCCCGTTTTTCGAGGATTGGAAGACGGATTGTACGCGGTACTTTACGGAAAAGGAAAGTATCCGAATTACTTAACGGACTCCGGGAAAAAGGAAGGCGAACAGGAACTCGCTTTCCTCTTTTATTTAATAAAACAGAATAAACGAATCATTCTAGTGGATTCCGGAATTTCCTCCGAAGAGACCCGAAGCAAGTACGGTATTCGAGACTGGGTTTCGCCCGATAAGATCTTATTAAAAGCCGGAATACGCCCGACCGCGGTTACGGATATTATTCTAACTCATTTTCATTTTGATCATGCCGGTGGATTGGATGTATTTCGCAATGCGAGAATTTACGTTCGCCCTCAAGAATGGGAACTATTAAAAAAGGCAAACTGGTTCGCAGATCAGACTAAAATTCTACATGCAAGAGAAAACGAGAAGAAGGTGATCTTTCTCCAATCGAGCATCGAATTATTTCCGAATTTTCGAATCATATTCACCGGGGGCCATACTCCCGGGCATTCCGCGGTGGAATGGTTACGGGCCCCAAAAAATCGTGTGTTAATCACGGGAGACGAATGTTACTTCATCGATCATTGTATTGAAGGAACCGGACTTCCCGCGTCGGCGGCTTCTTCCGTCCGCAATAATCGAGAATTCCTGCAGTATGTCGAATTATTAGCCGAGCAGGGTACGAAAATTTTTACCTCCCACGATTCGATCATCCTGGAACAAAATCCGGAAATTCTCCCTCGAATTTTCAAAATCTATTAA
- a CDS encoding LIC_10091 family lipoprotein, translating into MQTRSPSSISAIVLFLTFQTTCSTLSRSDLTVVHALGLRESQILDSVREESFEEKNLNGRHYPASNELRIDLFKNSIKDLRGAYLGVGTDQNLTFIAWARSETAWLVDFDPVVCYINRIHLFFIKKSPTPDAYKELWERKNFGSSLRILKEEFGASSDWKWYEEAWKVAFRGKADVPTRWLELERSKEKFGWQTFLHDKNDYDYLRSMVMNGRIKIRKADLNAKGTVREISEAMSKVGLPFRVVYLSNAEEYFSYPPDFRENIISLPTDKKGILLRTIQNRAKDVYGFPDGEKYPTKFPLHYNVQPLFSFRLWMELDRRLFITQMLEYREPLEKGFSRLSISPWEVHP; encoded by the coding sequence ATGCAAACTCGTTCTCCATCTTCAATTTCCGCAATAGTACTTTTCTTAACCTTTCAAACTACCTGTAGTACTCTTTCCAGGTCTGACCTAACCGTAGTTCACGCGCTTGGGCTTCGAGAGTCACAAATTCTAGATTCGGTAAGGGAAGAAAGTTTCGAAGAAAAGAATTTAAACGGTCGCCATTATCCCGCCTCCAACGAACTTAGAATCGATCTTTTTAAGAATTCCATTAAGGATCTTAGAGGCGCCTATCTCGGTGTCGGAACCGATCAAAACCTTACTTTTATCGCTTGGGCAAGGAGCGAAACGGCATGGCTTGTGGACTTCGACCCGGTCGTTTGCTACATCAATCGAATCCATCTTTTTTTCATAAAGAAAAGCCCAACCCCCGACGCCTATAAAGAGCTATGGGAGAGAAAAAACTTCGGTTCTTCGCTAAGGATTTTAAAGGAGGAATTTGGCGCGTCGTCCGACTGGAAATGGTACGAAGAAGCCTGGAAAGTCGCCTTTCGGGGAAAAGCGGATGTGCCGACTCGCTGGCTTGAACTAGAACGTAGCAAAGAAAAATTCGGATGGCAAACGTTTCTTCATGATAAGAATGATTATGACTATCTTCGAAGCATGGTCATGAACGGAAGAATTAAAATTCGTAAAGCGGACTTAAATGCCAAGGGAACCGTTCGAGAAATATCCGAGGCCATGAGTAAAGTAGGACTTCCATTTCGAGTCGTATATCTATCCAACGCCGAAGAATACTTTTCCTATCCTCCGGATTTTCGCGAGAATATTATTTCGCTTCCGACCGACAAAAAAGGAATTTTATTAAGGACGATACAAAATCGAGCCAAGGACGTTTACGGGTTTCCCGACGGGGAAAAATACCCGACAAAGTTTCCGTTGCATTATAATGTCCAGCCTCTGTTTTCCTTTCGCCTTTGGATGGAACTCGACAGAAGATTATTTATAACTCAAATGTTGGAATATCGAGAACCGCTCGAAAAAGGGTTTTCCAGACTTTCGATCTCCCCTTGGGAAGTTCATCCATGA
- a CDS encoding HEAT repeat domain-containing protein yields the protein MIRLLYVPVCIFFILILFGPKCSGPPKPDLYPDIQEREPASLEQLETDLRSENSQRKAQAILELADRNERKYIPDIRRLMNGPDRTLHGPAVLALGIYKDRPSISNILNFLNENSGVGQDTVLEALARMEDPSIGSKLLPLLESEDSTIRLLTVETLVRIKATGISSSLLNAAFKNSNVEKTKTYAMAIGKLRIKEGESFLIRLADTIEPGPSLAAVYLALGRIGSKRAVPLLVSALKGSFDKGRENSTQALIEIHDPSAVPLVLPLISDPNREIRYRAADVLIGIPIPMTGQRLSEVLRKSTPEAKGPASHVLGRLKYLPSRELIEQVLNDVSVPDREIIAQSLGYMGDKRSIPVLSKVLKESSGEARYGAAWALGGIGNSDALPLLEEATDSKDLKLARIASESLGMIASPRSLALLDRKTEQFPDLAPSTLGAIASIRGEEAEKVLEKYARHKNWNLHQVAVSQLGARKDAKSIPVLISLLEDNETPRNRKMVTAALRSITGEKFFSKNEWLNWYKNRK from the coding sequence ATGATTCGACTTTTATATGTACCTGTTTGCATTTTTTTTATTCTGATTCTATTCGGGCCGAAATGTAGCGGCCCCCCTAAACCCGATCTGTATCCGGATATTCAAGAAAGGGAACCTGCGAGCTTGGAACAGCTCGAAACGGATTTGCGATCGGAAAATTCGCAACGGAAAGCTCAAGCGATTTTAGAACTCGCGGATCGGAATGAACGAAAGTATATTCCCGATATTAGACGATTGATGAACGGTCCGGATAGAACTCTGCATGGGCCTGCAGTGCTTGCGCTCGGCATCTACAAGGATCGTCCTTCTATTTCGAATATATTAAATTTTCTAAACGAGAATTCCGGCGTCGGCCAGGATACCGTACTCGAGGCTTTAGCAAGAATGGAAGACCCGAGCATCGGTTCGAAATTGCTTCCGTTGCTGGAAAGCGAGGATTCTACCATTCGCTTATTAACTGTCGAAACCTTAGTAAGAATAAAAGCGACAGGCATAAGCTCTTCTCTATTAAATGCAGCGTTCAAGAATAGTAACGTCGAAAAAACGAAAACGTATGCAATGGCGATCGGGAAATTGCGAATAAAGGAAGGAGAATCCTTTTTAATCCGACTGGCCGATACGATCGAGCCGGGTCCCAGCTTGGCTGCAGTTTATCTTGCCTTAGGAAGAATCGGAAGCAAAAGAGCCGTTCCCTTATTGGTCTCCGCATTAAAGGGAAGTTTCGATAAAGGCCGGGAAAATTCGACTCAAGCGTTGATCGAAATTCATGACCCTTCCGCCGTACCATTAGTCTTACCGTTAATTAGCGATCCGAACCGGGAAATTCGATACAGGGCGGCAGACGTATTAATCGGGATTCCGATTCCGATGACTGGTCAACGTCTGTCCGAAGTCCTCCGTAAAAGTACACCTGAAGCAAAGGGACCCGCTTCCCATGTATTGGGTCGTCTTAAGTATCTCCCCTCACGCGAATTGATCGAACAGGTTTTAAATGACGTTTCCGTACCTGACCGGGAAATCATCGCTCAATCGTTAGGATACATGGGAGATAAAAGGAGCATTCCTGTTTTATCGAAGGTATTGAAAGAATCCTCAGGTGAAGCAAGATACGGCGCGGCCTGGGCTCTGGGTGGAATCGGAAATTCCGACGCATTGCCTCTCCTGGAAGAAGCGACCGATTCGAAAGATCTCAAACTAGCCCGAATCGCCTCGGAAAGCTTAGGTATGATCGCTTCACCTCGATCGTTAGCGTTATTGGATCGCAAAACCGAACAATTTCCGGACCTTGCTCCAAGTACGTTAGGAGCGATTGCTTCGATTCGCGGAGAAGAAGCCGAAAAAGTTCTCGAAAAATATGCCCGACATAAAAATTGGAACCTTCATCAAGTCGCTGTCAGCCAATTGGGAGCTCGGAAAGACGCAAAAAGTATCCCGGTTTTGATTTCTCTATTAGAGGATAACGAGACGCCGCGAAATAGAAAAATGGTGACGGCGGCTCTCCGTTCTATTACCGGAGAGAAGTTCTTTTCTAAAAACGAGTGGCTGAATTGGTACAAAAATCGAAAGTGA